Sequence from the Pontibacter pudoricolor genome:
CATAAAACTTCTCGCGAACCTGCAGCATCGGGCCTGTTCCGCACGAGGCAAGGCATTCTACAGGCTTCAGGGTGAACATACCGTCAGCAGTTGTCTCACCTTCTTCTATGTTCAGCTTCTCCTTTAGCATATCGATCACCTGGTCGGCGCCACGCAGGCAGCAAGGACCTGTACGGCACACTTCCAGCACATGCTTGCCAACCGGTTTCAGGTTGAACATGGTGTAGAACGTAGCCACTTCGTAAACTTCGATGGGCTGTATGTTCAGGATTTCGGCAATTTTATCCATCGCCTGCGGGCTCAGCCAGCCACCAAATTCTGCCTGTGCCACGTGCATGATAGGTAGAATAGCGGATTTCTGACGTCCTTCCGGGTAATGGCTGATGTAGCGCTGGATCTCGGCCATGCCTGCATCAGAAAACTTTACTTCGTTTATAGTCTCTGCCATTTTATAGTTGTCATCGGCTGTTTCAGGCAACCAATGTTAAATGGTAATAAAATCTAAATATTAAGCGTCGAGCTCACCGGCAATTACGTTCAGGCTACTCAGCGTGAGGATAGCATCCGCCAGCTGACCACCTTTTATCATCTCGGTATAAGCTTGGTAATAAATAAAGCAAGGACGACGGAAATGCAGACGATACGGCGTACGGCCACCATCTGAAATAATGTAGAAGCCTAGTTCACCGTTACCACCCTCTACGGAGTGATACACTTCGCCAACCGGAGCATCAATCTCACCCATCACAATTTTAAAGTGATAGATAAGGGCTTCCATGTTGCGGTATACTTCCTGCTTTGGAGGTAAATAGTAATGTGGTGCATCAGCGTGGTAAGAGCCTTCCGGCAGGTTTTTGTATGCCTGCTCAATGATCTTTAAGCTTTCCCAAACTTCCGCGTTACGCACCAGGAATCTGTCGTACGTGTCACCTTTAGAACCTACCGGTATTTCGAAATCGAAATCTTCATAAGAAGAATATGGATTCATAACGCGCACGTCATAATCCACACCGGTAGCACGCAGGTTAGGGCCGGTAAAGCCATAGCTCAACGCACGTTCCGCTGATATAGCACCAACGTCTGTTGTTCTGTCGATGAAGATACGGTTACGGGTAAGCATTTTCTCGAACTCTGCCCATACTTTCGGGAAGCGCTTGAGGAACTCACCGATCAGGTGTAATGCTTTAGGAGAAAGGTCGCGTTCCATACCACCGATACGACCCATGTTCGTAGTCAGGCGGGCACCGCAAACTTCTTCGTAAATGTCGTAGATGTTCTCACGCTCCTGCATCACATACAGGAAGCCGGTAAACGCACCAGAGTCCACACCCAGAATAGAGTTACAGATCAAATGGTCCGAAATACGCGCAAGCTCCATCATGATCACGCGAATGTACTGCGCACGCTTCGGGATCTCGATGCCTAACAGCTTCTCAACCGACATATGGTAACCCATGTTGTTGATTGGAGACGAGCAGTAGTTCATGCGGTCGGTAAGCGGCGTGATCTGGTAGAACGGACGGCGTTCTGCGATCTTCTCGAAAGCACGGTGTATGTAGCCGATCGTCGGAACAGCGTCCACAATCACCTCACCGTTCATCTGC
This genomic interval carries:
- a CDS encoding NADH-quinone oxidoreductase subunit NuoE family protein gives rise to the protein MAETINEVKFSDAGMAEIQRYISHYPEGRQKSAILPIMHVAQAEFGGWLSPQAMDKIAEILNIQPIEVYEVATFYTMFNLKPVGKHVLEVCRTGPCCLRGADQVIDMLKEKLNIEEGETTADGMFTLKPVECLASCGTGPMLQVREKFYENIDSEEKLDQFLETMRNTEVETPYHQAQ
- the nuoD gene encoding NADH dehydrogenase (quinone) subunit D; translation: MATETKTVELDGLEQFRENLDLKLQDKHNENLTTLNLGPTHPATHGIFQNILQMNGEVIVDAVPTIGYIHRAFEKIAERRPFYQITPLTDRMNYCSSPINNMGYHMSVEKLLGIEIPKRAQYIRVIMMELARISDHLICNSILGVDSGAFTGFLYVMQERENIYDIYEEVCGARLTTNMGRIGGMERDLSPKALHLIGEFLKRFPKVWAEFEKMLTRNRIFIDRTTDVGAISAERALSYGFTGPNLRATGVDYDVRVMNPYSSYEDFDFEIPVGSKGDTYDRFLVRNAEVWESLKIIEQAYKNLPEGSYHADAPHYYLPPKQEVYRNMEALIYHFKIVMGEIDAPVGEVYHSVEGGNGELGFYIISDGGRTPYRLHFRRPCFIYYQAYTEMIKGGQLADAILTLSSLNVIAGELDA